Proteins encoded in a region of the Uloborus diversus isolate 005 chromosome 1, Udiv.v.3.1, whole genome shotgun sequence genome:
- the LOC129223331 gene encoding pyridoxal phosphate phosphatase PHOSPHO2-like has product MTNPKILVCLDFDHTLVDGNTDKKIRTLCDASGFPEETEEYSKNGLGFTAYMREVFKFFFKNNVTREDYMRSLSEIPLVEGMKELLLQMYESNDCEIIILSDSNSFFIQYILHHHQLSGVVTKIFTNPADFDKDGCLQIREYQDQSSCSRCARNLCKGAILESYVEKRLSEGVPFFRILYIGDGHNDVCPALRLGDNDYVFARVGYRLLRSLEKMPAKIVKTVIIPWENGYDIRNILLSS; this is encoded by the coding sequence ATGActaatccaaaaattttagtatgTCTCGATTTTGACCATACTTTGGTTGATGGGAATACAGATAAAAAGATTAGAACACTATGTGATGCAAGTGGTTTTCCTGAAGAAACTGAAGAGTATTCAAAGAATGGTCTGGGATTTACAGCCTATATGAGGGAAGTTTTTAAGTTCTTTTTCAAGAACAATGTCACCAGAGAAGACTACATGAGAAGTTTGTCTGAAATCCCTCTAGTAGAAGGAATGAAGGAACTTTTACTTCAAATGTATGAGAGTAACGATTGTGAAATTATTATCTTAtctgattcaaattcattttttattcagtATATCCTACATCATCACCAATTGAGTGGAGTGGTTACAAAAATCTTTACCAATCCTGCTGATTTTGACAAAGATGGATGTCTACAAATTCGCGAATACCAAGACCAATCTAGCTGCTCTAGATGTGCACGCAATTTATGTAAGGGCGCTATACTAGAAAGTTATGTAGAGAAAAGATTATCTGAAGGAGTACCCTTCTTCCGAATCCTATATATTGGAGATGGCCACAATGATGTTTGTCCAGCACTCAGACTAGGTGACAATGATTATGTGTTTGCTCGAGTTGGTTACCGTCTTTTAAGATCACTAGAAAAGATGCCTGCCAAAATTGTTAAGACTGTTATTATTCCTTGGGAAAATGGATATGATATCCGAAATATTCTTTTATCTTCATAA